Proteins encoded by one window of Macaca fascicularis isolate 582-1 chromosome 10, T2T-MFA8v1.1:
- the PHF21B gene encoding PHD finger protein 21B isoform X5, whose protein sequence is MDLGTERKTPRSPLSERRHERPPEPPSVRLRPPPLLFSARGPGPRRGGSAQARAGRGRGAAGGGSRHRPPPPRPAPSGHCRISIVPRHNFAEAQRDPGARAGGNIVPAGWRLAREAAAAAGRARAGLRGAPGAGGPCAGPRRQPGDPAQLAGQPEELGQPRARRRGARKPFFPLASPLPFRPWGRGLVSPPPSPEAVSARARSGSREAAQLPGSPGQSERKVLPKLPGWSCRAGPRHSPWNSRATRTATSRSSSTKGSRGSPRSATNN, encoded by the exons ATGGACCTGGGGACAGAGAGGAAGACCCCGCGGTCGCCCCTCTCCGAGCGCCGGCACGAGCGGCCCCCGGAGCCCCCGAGCGTGCGTCTCCGTCCGCCGCCACTTTTGTTCTCCGCTCGGGGCCCCGGGCCGCGGCGGGGCGGCAGTGCGCAGgcgcgggcggggcgggggcggggcgcagCGGGCGGAGGGTCCCGGCaccgccccccgccgccccggcCCGCTCCATCCGGGCACTGCCGAATTAGCATCGTGCCGAGGCACAACTTTGCCGAGGCCCAGCGAGATCCAGGCGCGCGCGCCGGAGGAAATATAGTCCCTGCCGGCTGGAGGCTCGCgcgggaggcggcggcggcggctgggCGGGCGCGCGCGGGGCTGCGCGGGGCTCCCGGCGCCGGGGGGCCATGCGCCGGGCCGCGCCGGCAGCCCGGGGACCCGGCGCAACTTGCCGGGCAGCCTGAGGAGTTGGGGCAGCCGCGGGCTCGGCGCCGCGGCGCCCGGAAGCCTTTCTTCCCCCTCGCCAGCCCCCTTCCCTTTCGGCCGTGGGGGAGGGGGCTCGTGTCCCCCCCACCGAGCCCGGAGGCCGTGTCCGCCCGCGCCCGCTCTGGCTCCCGCGAAGCCGCGCAACTTCCCGGGAGCCCGGGCCAAAGTGAGCGCAAAGTGCTGCCCAAGTTGCCGGGATGGAGCTGCAGAGCCGGCCCGAGGCACTCGCCGTGGAACTCGCGCGCCACCAG AACGGCGACCTCAAGAAGCAGCTCCACGAAAGGCAGCCGCGGATCGCCGCGCTCAGCGACAAACAA TTAG